In Zhaonella formicivorans, one DNA window encodes the following:
- a CDS encoding GerMN domain-containing protein produces MSKRLIVIGLICITLLILAGCASLNSPKKESQEPHAIDSKPGGETISFTVFFGDEQATYLKGEERTVPKNGKPVAELMITELIQGPESPGLTATIPKETKLLSLEIANGIAYVDFSREIKTKHPGGSAGETMTIYSVVNTLTQLPEIEAVQFLIEGQKQEEIWGHFYTLEPIKADETLIAPKQ; encoded by the coding sequence ATGAGTAAAAGGCTTATAGTTATTGGGCTTATCTGTATTACGCTATTAATACTGGCAGGCTGCGCTAGCCTTAATTCCCCAAAAAAAGAATCCCAAGAGCCCCATGCTATTGATTCAAAACCCGGTGGGGAAACGATTTCCTTCACAGTTTTTTTCGGGGACGAGCAGGCAACATATTTAAAAGGCGAAGAACGAACAGTCCCTAAAAACGGTAAACCCGTAGCCGAGCTAATGATTACCGAGTTAATTCAAGGCCCCGAATCTCCCGGATTGACGGCCACTATCCCAAAAGAAACCAAGCTCTTGTCCCTGGAAATAGCCAACGGCATTGCTTACGTGGACTTCAGCCGGGAGATTAAAACCAAACATCCGGGCGGCAGCGCCGGTGAGACCATGACCATCTACTCCGTCGTCAATACCTTGACCCAGCTGCCGGAAATTGAAGCAGTACAGTTTCTGATCGAAGGCCAAAAACAAGAAGAAATCTGGGGTCATTTTTATACCCTGGAGCCGATCAAAGCCGACGAAACACTGATAGCCCCAAAACAGTAA
- a CDS encoding nitrous oxide-stimulated promoter family protein, which produces MRVKHSRMLRENKTIEYMMQIYCSAHHGTNNGLCPHCTGLLKYASFRLGKCLYQEKKPTCAKCPVHCYKPGMREEIKAVMRFSGPRMLFKHPVLAVLHLLDGFRKVGK; this is translated from the coding sequence ATGCGGGTAAAACACTCAAGAATGCTGAGAGAAAATAAAACTATAGAATATATGATGCAAATCTACTGTAGTGCACACCATGGAACTAATAACGGGCTATGCCCCCATTGTACCGGACTGCTGAAGTATGCTAGTTTCCGCTTGGGAAAATGCCTCTACCAGGAAAAGAAGCCTACCTGTGCAAAATGCCCTGTTCATTGTTACAAGCCTGGTATGAGGGAAGAGATTAAAGCTGTTATGAGGTTTTCTGGACCCAGGATGCTTTTCAAACATCCTGTTTTAGCTGTACTGCATTTGCTTGACGGTTTCAGGAAAGTGGGAAAATAA
- a CDS encoding methyl-accepting chemotaxis protein, producing the protein MFKKLKVSAKLNLLIGLSILGLIILWFSSYHTAITMNAETKEMMDINFNQVELLLQADRDLYQARVAEKTLLLSTSIQERKKQLEQIEENLQQSKERINKYAGLKTAAEEQKLVGEHFALRADWEKNLHEVLVLVEKGTPEDLQTAILLSKQSETAFSQAREKIDALTEIAENNTAQAVQENYRHYQQGQIRNAVAGLIISLLLLFISSQITSTLKKQVRQLVEHVTTASKGNLNLQIATWSQDELSLLAENFNSMLGNLREAFSRVIKGAQEVTMVSQDLRVITKEVGAGAEQVATAIEEMAKNGMKQRDLTVETSAAVEAMARNISEISKDITELNTTAVSVNQSTQEGKQALDEVLKQMQSIVQSAQLAGTSITRLEESSKGISSMIELITSIAEQTNLLALNAAIEAARAGDQGKGFAVVADEVRKLAEQSRAAASEIAGLVHKVQAETKEAVNSILSGEQETAAGAKLLRHAAGSFNLIEESIKHLTAKFAGIATAIKQVDVLAEQAAIATGNIASIIEQAAAGSEEITASAEEQSAAVQTIMSATEKLEQAAQSLQKATSFFKIA; encoded by the coding sequence ATGTTCAAAAAACTTAAAGTATCAGCCAAACTCAACTTGTTAATCGGGCTGTCAATTCTTGGGCTAATTATTCTATGGTTTTCCTCCTACCATACAGCTATAACCATGAATGCGGAAACCAAAGAGATGATGGACATCAACTTCAACCAAGTTGAACTGCTGTTACAAGCCGATCGTGATTTGTACCAGGCCCGTGTTGCAGAAAAAACATTGCTTCTTAGTACCAGTATACAAGAACGCAAAAAGCAATTGGAACAAATCGAAGAAAATTTACAGCAATCCAAAGAGAGGATCAATAAATATGCCGGTCTGAAAACAGCTGCTGAGGAGCAAAAACTGGTTGGAGAACATTTTGCGCTGAGAGCAGACTGGGAAAAAAATTTACACGAGGTCTTGGTATTGGTTGAAAAAGGCACACCTGAAGATTTACAGACGGCCATACTACTTTCAAAACAAAGCGAGACAGCTTTTTCCCAGGCGAGAGAAAAAATTGACGCTTTGACAGAGATAGCAGAGAATAACACCGCCCAGGCTGTGCAAGAAAACTATCGTCATTACCAGCAAGGGCAAATCAGAAATGCCGTAGCCGGGCTAATTATCTCATTGCTGCTCCTCTTTATCAGCAGCCAGATTACAAGTACTCTCAAAAAACAGGTTAGGCAGCTGGTTGAGCACGTAACTACAGCCAGCAAAGGAAATTTAAATTTACAAATAGCTACGTGGTCGCAAGACGAATTAAGTCTCCTTGCTGAAAATTTCAACAGCATGCTGGGGAATCTAAGGGAAGCCTTCAGTCGTGTAATTAAAGGGGCTCAAGAGGTTACGATGGTAAGCCAAGACCTGCGAGTTATCACAAAAGAAGTGGGCGCCGGCGCGGAACAAGTGGCAACTGCTATCGAAGAAATGGCCAAAAACGGCATGAAGCAACGAGACTTAACTGTCGAAACAAGCGCTGCTGTGGAAGCTATGGCCAGGAACATTTCAGAAATATCCAAAGATATAACTGAATTAAATACTACAGCAGTATCCGTGAATCAGAGCACTCAGGAAGGAAAACAAGCTCTTGATGAAGTCCTGAAACAAATGCAATCCATCGTACAGTCTGCGCAACTGGCCGGAACCTCTATAACCCGCCTGGAAGAGAGTTCCAAAGGCATCAGTTCCATGATCGAATTAATAACCAGCATTGCCGAACAAACAAATCTTTTGGCATTAAATGCAGCTATAGAAGCGGCCAGGGCCGGAGACCAGGGCAAGGGTTTTGCCGTAGTAGCCGATGAAGTGAGAAAGCTGGCGGAGCAGTCGAGGGCCGCTGCCAGTGAAATTGCCGGACTGGTACATAAAGTGCAGGCTGAAACAAAAGAAGCAGTTAACTCCATTTTATCCGGTGAGCAAGAAACGGCAGCGGGGGCTAAACTGCTCCGGCATGCCGCCGGCAGTTTTAACCTAATCGAAGAAAGCATTAAACATTTAACAGCCAAGTTTGCTGGAATAGCCACTGCTATTAAACAGGTTGATGTCCTAGCAGAGCAGGCTGCAATAGCTACCGGGAATATTGCCTCGATCATAGAACAAGCTGCTGCCGGTTCCGAGGAAATCACCGCTTCCGCAGAGGAGCAAAGTGCGGCGGTGCAAACAATAATGTCTGCCACCGAAAAGCTTGAGCAAGCAGCCCAAAGCTTGCAAAAAGCTACTTCGTTTTTTAAGATTGCCTAG
- a CDS encoding NADH:flavin oxidoreductase → MAGLLSPLQIKGMKLSNRLVMPPMATTKAGENGEVSQELLHYYDEKCRGGYLGLVIIEHSFISPEGKASERQLSVSRDEDIPGLRTLAKTIQKNGSKAIVQINHAGSGTTAEVIKTTPLGPSPVANPRKGTIPRELDAAEIKKIVADFQKAAARVKEAGFDGVEIHSAHSYLLNQFFSPITNKREDAYGGSLDNRIKLHLEVIAAVREAVGRDFPLFLRLGCCDYLEGGTTLEDSKSAAREFARAGVDVIDVSGGVLGYNVPGNTEEGYFTPLSEAVKKVVDIPVIVTGGIKTAAKANQIIAEGKADLVGVGRALLQDSLWAKKAVECLR, encoded by the coding sequence ATGGCTGGTTTATTAAGCCCATTACAGATTAAAGGTATGAAATTGTCCAACAGGCTGGTAATGCCGCCCATGGCTACGACTAAAGCTGGGGAAAACGGGGAGGTGAGCCAGGAACTGCTGCATTACTATGACGAAAAGTGCCGCGGAGGTTATCTCGGACTGGTCATCATTGAGCATTCTTTTATCAGTCCTGAGGGTAAGGCTAGTGAAAGGCAGCTGAGCGTTTCCAGAGATGAAGATATTCCCGGACTTCGTACCCTGGCCAAAACAATTCAGAAAAATGGCAGTAAAGCAATCGTGCAAATAAACCATGCCGGTAGCGGCACCACAGCGGAAGTAATTAAAACAACGCCCCTTGGGCCTTCTCCTGTTGCCAACCCCAGAAAGGGGACAATTCCAAGGGAGTTAGACGCAGCGGAAATCAAAAAGATAGTCGCTGATTTCCAAAAGGCAGCAGCCCGGGTTAAGGAGGCAGGTTTTGACGGTGTAGAAATTCATTCAGCCCACAGTTACCTATTGAACCAGTTTTTTTCCCCTATTACCAACAAACGTGAGGATGCCTATGGTGGTTCTTTGGACAACCGAATTAAGCTTCACCTGGAAGTCATTGCTGCCGTGAGAGAAGCGGTAGGAAGAGATTTCCCGTTATTTCTCCGCCTTGGCTGCTGCGATTATTTGGAAGGAGGAACAACCTTGGAAGACAGCAAAAGTGCGGCCCGGGAGTTTGCCAGGGCCGGAGTGGATGTGATTGATGTAAGCGGAGGTGTATTAGGCTATAACGTTCCTGGAAACACAGAGGAAGGTTACTTTACGCCGCTAAGCGAAGCCGTCAAAAAGGTGGTTGATATTCCCGTGATTGTCACCGGAGGAATAAAGACAGCCGCCAAAGCTAACCAGATCATTGCCGAAGGCAAAGCAGACCTGGTTGGGGTTGGACGGGCGCTGCTGCAGGACTCTTTATGGGCTAAAAAAGCCGTGGAATGCTTAAGGTAA
- a CDS encoding response regulator transcription factor, which yields MAKILVVDDEQAILELLIFNIQQAGYEAMAATDGFAAIDKALEEKPDLIVLDIMLPGIDGFEVCRRIRAVPNLQEIPIIFLSAKAEEFDKVIGLELGADDYVTKPFSPRELVARIKANLRRLAAEKAMLEQEEIHIGPFIIKPLNYEVLKDGVVLDLNPKEFELFKVLVNNKGKVLKRSYLLNKIWGYDGYADPRTVDVHICRLRQKIETDPGNPEYIETVRGLGYRFNNRIIKQVSATFYKR from the coding sequence ATGGCCAAAATACTGGTAGTGGATGATGAGCAGGCTATTTTGGAATTGCTGATCTTCAACATTCAGCAGGCGGGTTATGAAGCTATGGCTGCAACTGATGGCTTTGCGGCGATTGATAAAGCATTGGAGGAAAAGCCGGATTTAATAGTTTTAGATATCATGTTGCCGGGGATTGACGGTTTTGAGGTGTGCCGCAGGATCAGGGCTGTTCCCAATTTACAGGAAATACCCATTATTTTTTTAAGTGCAAAAGCAGAAGAGTTTGATAAGGTAATTGGCTTAGAGTTGGGTGCAGATGATTATGTTACAAAGCCTTTCAGTCCGCGGGAGTTAGTAGCCAGAATCAAGGCCAACCTGCGGAGACTTGCTGCGGAGAAAGCTATGTTGGAACAGGAAGAAATACATATAGGCCCATTTATTATCAAGCCGCTTAATTATGAGGTATTAAAAGATGGAGTGGTATTAGATTTAAACCCTAAAGAATTTGAACTGTTCAAGGTATTAGTGAATAACAAAGGCAAAGTTTTAAAACGCAGCTATTTGCTGAACAAGATCTGGGGTTATGATGGCTATGCTGATCCCAGAACAGTAGATGTGCATATCTGCCGGCTGCGGCAGAAGATAGAAACAGACCCAGGCAACCCGGAATATATTGAAACTGTCAGGGGTTTGGGGTATCGTTTCAATAATAGAATTATTAAACAAGTTTCAGCGACCTTTTATAAGAGATAA
- a CDS encoding phosphate ABC transporter substrate-binding protein: MCKTSKKSKLLAMLALVLLAVALVAGCANSADNVPEEGENQNQAAETENLSGSINIAGSTSVQPLSEELGQAFMEANPDVKINVAGGGSSAGVKAAQEGTADIGASSRELKESEKGTVKEFIIAKDGIAVIVNPANEVVDLKMEDIKKIFAGEITNWKDVGGKDAPINVISREDGSGTRGAFEEIVLVEAKLVANATIQNSTGAVKSAVASDPNAIGYASLGSVLGATDVKTVKVDGVEATAENVKSGSFKISRPFLYLTKSDPQGLVKAYLDWVLSEEGQKIVAEEYISVK; this comes from the coding sequence ATGTGCAAGACAAGTAAAAAATCGAAACTGCTGGCTATGCTGGCACTGGTTCTCTTGGCGGTGGCTTTAGTGGCAGGTTGTGCCAACAGTGCCGACAATGTTCCAGAAGAAGGGGAGAATCAGAATCAAGCTGCAGAGACTGAAAATTTAAGCGGTTCCATTAATATCGCAGGTTCCACTTCTGTACAACCACTTTCTGAAGAATTAGGCCAAGCGTTCATGGAAGCAAACCCTGACGTGAAAATCAACGTGGCCGGCGGTGGGTCCAGCGCCGGAGTAAAAGCTGCCCAGGAAGGTACTGCTGATATCGGAGCTTCTTCCAGGGAATTAAAGGAGAGCGAAAAAGGAACCGTGAAAGAATTCATTATCGCTAAAGACGGAATTGCTGTAATCGTAAACCCTGCCAACGAAGTTGTTGACCTGAAAATGGAAGATATTAAGAAGATTTTTGCAGGCGAGATTACAAACTGGAAAGATGTTGGCGGTAAAGATGCTCCTATTAACGTCATCAGCAGGGAAGACGGATCCGGCACCAGGGGGGCATTTGAGGAGATAGTGTTGGTCGAGGCCAAATTAGTTGCCAATGCAACTATCCAGAACTCTACCGGTGCGGTTAAAAGCGCTGTAGCCAGCGATCCCAATGCCATCGGTTATGCTTCTTTAGGTTCAGTCCTTGGAGCCACTGATGTAAAAACGGTAAAAGTTGACGGGGTAGAAGCGACAGCCGAAAATGTGAAGAGCGGAAGCTTTAAAATCAGTCGTCCTTTCCTCTATCTGACCAAAAGTGACCCGCAAGGCCTTGTGAAGGCATATCTTGACTGGGTATTAAGTGAAGAAGGCCAGAAAATCGTTGCTGAAGAATATATTTCTGTAAAATAG
- a CDS encoding holo-ACP synthase, translating into MVLGIGVDIIEIERVRNALERRPALEQRLFTPAEIKYCRQKANPYPSLAARFAAKEAVLKAMGVGLGSCTWHDIIIEVNSSGAPEVKLTGRAAALAASLGISKFMLSLSHAKLNAVAYVLAQ; encoded by the coding sequence GTGGTTCTAGGCATTGGCGTTGATATAATTGAAATTGAAAGGGTCAGGAATGCTTTGGAACGCAGGCCGGCTTTGGAGCAGCGGTTATTTACCCCGGCTGAAATAAAGTATTGCCGGCAAAAAGCCAATCCCTACCCCTCCTTGGCGGCCCGTTTTGCTGCCAAGGAAGCGGTATTGAAGGCTATGGGCGTAGGGCTGGGCAGCTGTACCTGGCATGATATTATTATAGAAGTAAATTCCAGCGGAGCCCCTGAGGTGAAACTGACGGGGCGGGCAGCCGCATTGGCAGCTTCGCTTGGAATTTCTAAATTTATGCTTAGTCTTTCTCATGCTAAATTAAATGCGGTGGCATATGTATTAGCACAATAG